Genomic window (Aquimarina sp. BL5):
TCACAATTACTATATATGTTCACTGTCCTTGGTTCGTCTTTAGGGCCTTGTCTTTCTGTCCAGCTATGTGATTCTATATATACAAAAGGATCCTTTGCCCAGTAACTTTTAAAAACATAGTATGCATCTTTAGGGTTTCCTTCCCTATCCATAATACCCTTTTGATTCATGTATGGAATATCATTTTCCGGTCTTAATGGAGTGCCAAAATCTTTAAATGCCCATTGCACGTTACCAACGAAAGACTTGTTAGTTTCTGATATTTTTAGGTGCCAGTCAAAAAGATCTACAATATAGTTTTCACTCCAATCACCAATCTTTGCAATATTGGTAACCGAAGTTTGTGTTATTGCTTCCGTCCAACCATCAGGGTCCATAGCTCCCTGACCATCAATTGGGTTTTCTGTATGTCGCCCATAATGACTAGAACCTCCATATTCCGCATGAAGAAAATGAGGATATTCTTTGATATACTTTTTTAGCGCTTTTTCATACGTTGTATAACTACCAGAATACCAACCCGACCAGATTGAAGGAGAGAATACATCCACAATATCAGAACCCGCATAATATTTCCTGATAGCTGTCATTCTTGTTGGATCCAAGGTATGCGATAATGTATTTAATTCTTTTAAAAAACTATTTAGTTCCTCTTCGTTATCACCATCTTCAAAATCTGGTAACCAATAAATTTCATTCCCCAAAGACCATATAATCACACTTGGATGATTATAGTTTTGATTAATAATCTCGGATAACATATTCTTAGTATTGGTTTTCCACTTTTCATTCCCGATACCTCCTCTACACCATGGCAATTCATCCCATACCAGAATTCCTAATTCATCACACATTTTATAAACCTCAGGATCTTGTGGATAATGCGCTAACCTTATAAAGTTAGCCCCCATTTCCTTAATCGCTTTAATATCTTTGCGATGTAACGTATTTGGCATAGCAGCACCATATCCTGCATGCTCCTCATGACGATGTGTTCCCCGTAACAATACTCTCCTGCCATTTAGATAGAATGGTCCATTTTTCTTGAATTCGAACCAACGAAAACCTAACCGATCTACTAATTTATCAACTTGTTCTCCGGATTTTAATAATAAAACTTCTACCCTATATAAATTAGGAGTATCAATATCCCAAAGTAATGGTTTATTGGTGTTCTTGAAATTTATTGTTAATTGGTTGCTATTTGCTTTTTTCGAAACAGTTTGTATCTTTTTCCCACTTGGCTCAAATAGCTGTGCAATGACTTCATATCCTTCTTTTGCATTTACTCCTCCTATTTCCAAATCTAACCTCAGCGATGCTTTTTCATTAGAAACATCTGGAGTAGTAATTTTTAGATTCGAAATACTAGATGTATGCTTTTTAATAAGCCATACATCTCTGGTAATTCCACCATAAATAAAAAAGTCACTTTTCTGAGAAGGTATTATTTCTCGATTATAACTGTTATCTACACGAACCAATATTTCGTTTTTCCCATTCTTTAACTGATCCGAAATATCAAAAGAAAAACCAATATAACCACCGATATGTTCTCCGGAAAGTTTACCATTTACATACAGTTGCGTAGTAATGTTTGAGCCTTCAAAATATAATTGATATGCTAACTTCTCATCTATAGTATCTATCTGGATGTATTTTCTATACCAACTGGCACTTCTTCTATATCCAGGTTGAAGATCCATGGTATCAAAATTATTCCAGGTGTGTGGTAAATTAATTGACATCCAATCAGTTTGTTTATGTACCTGATCTACATCCTCTAAATTCAATTCCAGATATTCCCAATCATTATTAATATTCTCTTTTGACCTGTATCCCTGTGCAGAACAATATGCAGAGAGAAAAACAAATACTACAATCCTAATTAAATTACAAGAATACAAAACAGCATTATTCATAGGTTTCTAGAGCTTTATTTAATACTTGTTCTTCTTAGAATTGCTTCTAAAAAATAATAATCCGCATAACTAATTGGACCATTTATCTCGTCATTTTTTGGCCAGTTTCCTGTACTATGATTTAGAATGAATGGTATGTTTGATTCATTTTGTATAATATATTTAATGGATGAAAGGTTACTCATAATTCGATCAGAAAAATCTAAATATTTTTTATCACCCGTATGTTCATACAACTCAATCAATCCTGAAGCAATTACTGTTGCCGCAGAAGCGTCTCTAGGCTCGCTAGGAATATTAGGTGCATCAAAATCCCAATAGGGTATAGCATCTTCAGGAAGATTTATGTGATTCATTAAAAAACCTGCAATTTTTTTAGACTGTTCTAGAAATTCAACATTCTTGGTGTATCTATATGCCATTATAAATCCGTAAAGTCCCCAAGCTTGTCCGCGTGCCCAAGAAGATTCATTTCCAAACCCCTGATGTGTAACTTTAGATCTTATATTTCCCGTTATGGTGTCATAATCCACCACGTGATAGCTACTATTGTTGTTTCTAAAGTGATTTTTTAATGTTGTTTTGGCATGTTGCTCTGCTATTTCATAATATTTAGAGTCCTCGGAATAATTGGATGCTTCAAAAAGTAATTCCAGATTCATCATATTATCAATAATCACCGGAAACTGCCATTCTTCTTTATTAAAATCCCATGATCGGATAGAACCAATAGTACTATTGTATCGAGTAGATAACGTCTGAGCACTTTCTAGAATGATGCTCTTATAAGATTCGTCATTGGTTATCTTATATCCATTTCCAAAACTACAAAACACTTTAAAACCCATATCATGGGTTCTATCATTATTTTTTTCTTTCTCTATAAATGCCGTCCATTTCTTAGCTTTATCACTGTATTTGTCATCTCCTGTAATTTCATATATAAGCCATAGACTACCTGCAAAAAAGCCACTTGTCCAATCTTTTGATGGTACTTTTTTTATAGATCCATTCTCACCAGCGCTTCTTGGAAAAGCTAATGAATCTAATGGATACTCTAGTAAATAAGAAAACCTATCAGCATATTTGATAACAGAGTCTTGTTGTATTATCAATTCTTCTTTATTATCCGAAGATGTATTTTTACATCCTATAAAAAATACTAACAAGATGACTAAGAATACGTGAGGTCTAAATCTTTTTTCCTTTATCATAGCATAGATATCGATTAATATCCTGGGTTTTGTGGCAATAAGTTCGGATTTCTTACTAACTCATCTGCGGGTAATGGTAATAAATAATCTTGATTTGGATCAAAATTTACTTTTATCCCTTCTAAACCCGTTGCACTAAACACCTCATTACCAAGTCTTCTTCTAACAATATCATACCACCTTTTAAACTCAAAAGCGAGTTCCCATTTACGTTCTTCTAAAACCACGGTTCTTAAGTCATCTTGTGACAATCCCGAGATATCTGCCGGAAAATCAGAACCATTACCACTTCTTGCTCTAGCTCTTACTCTATTTATATACCCATGAGCTTCATTTGATCCTGGGCTTATTTCATTTAATGCTTCTGCAGCGATTAATAATACCTCTGCATAACGCATCATCATATAGTTAGCTTCTGATCCTCTACCATTTCCAGTTGCAGTAGCTCCTATGGCACGGGTATACTTTGCTATATGTGGACGATTTACACCTCTACCGGCCCCACTTTCTCGAAAAACAGTAAAGGGTCTTTCCTCTAATGTTTGGATGCCTGTAACAGGATCTGTTATCTTAAAAACCCCTGTAACATCTAGACTAACTCGCTTTCTGTAATCTCTTTCATCCCAGGTATTAAAGACTTCTAAAGAAGGAACACCAACAGACCAACCACCACCAAGACCATATTGTTGGTCATCTCTAAGACCAGTCAATGCTGCTTGATAATCCCTTCCATCGTCTCCATTACTAGCTCCGATAAAATCTAATACAAAAATGGGTTCCGAAGAGCTATCGATTTTACTAGAATCAAATAAATCTTGAAAATCTGGCTCTAACCCTAAGTTATACGTTCCTTCATTATCAATGACTCCTTTGGCTTCATCATAGGCTTTCTGGTATTCACCGATAGTTAAGTATACTAATGCTAAATAAGACTGCGCTGCAGATTTAGCAGGTATGGATCTGGCCGCTTGATTATCAGGTAACCAAGTTTTAGCAAACTCGAAATCTGCAATAATATTTTCATACACATCCTCAACTGGAGTTTTACTAATAGAACTTGCTGCTTCTAAATCAGTTACTGGTGTATCTAAATAAGGAATATCACCAAATTGTCTTACTAAATGAAAATAAGCAAATCCTCTTGCAAAATATGCCAGAGCAGTAACTGGATTTTTTATTTCGTCTTCTACACTTACTTCTTCTGCACCAGCAATTGCTTGATTGGCTGCCGCTATCATTTGATAAGTTTTAAGCCAAGATCTGTCAATCATTGCGTTGTCGGTAGAAACATTAAACTCATCATGTTCAATTCTTCTTGGTGCTGTTGTCGGGTCACCAATGGCAACCATATCACCACGTAACATTAATGCTAAAGACATTCTTCTACCCCAAAAATTTTCATGAGTCATATGCCCATAAGCACCATTTGCTGCTGTCTTTATATCATTTACATTATTAAAAAAACCATCTGGAGCTAATAGTCCTATTGGTTCTTCTTCTAAGTCAGAACACCCTATTATTGATAATCCTATCAATAAGAATAAATATTTATATTGTTTCATAATATATGCTTTAAATTATTGATCAAAATTTTACACCAAGACTAAAATTCACAGATCTAACCGTTGGATAATTCCCAAAATCAAATCCATTAAATGTGTTTTGACTACCTGAACCGCCACCTCCCAAAAAATTCACTTCAGGATCTAATCCGGAGTAATCTGTAAATGTTACTAAGTTTTGAGCACTTATAGATACCCTGATAGAATCCATACGTAACTTATCAGTAACCTGTGAAGGTAAATTGTAACCTAAAGCTATGTTCTTTAATCTGATATAGCTTCCATCTTCTACAAAACGAGAAGAAATTTGTTTTCCTCTAAGTTTAGCAGAAGGTATATCTGTATTTGTGTTTGTCGGTGTCCAGGCATTTAATACATCCGTAGTAGTATTAGAATCTCCATTAAACAGCTGTACATTAGTAAGATTCATAACATCTCCACCATACGCACCTTGAAAAAAGATACTTAAATCAATGTCTTTATAGGTAAAAGTGTTCGTAATACCAATTGTAAAATCCGGGTTAGGATCTCCTATTATTTGTTGATCATCCGTAGTAATTACGCCGTCTAAATTACCATCTTCATCCGCTAAATCCGTGAACAATTGATCTCCTGCCTCTCCACCTTCAAAAACAGCCGTTCCTTCTGGTAAAGCTCCCCCTTGGTAAACACCTCGATATTCGTATCCCCAAAAAACACCAACAGCTTCTCCTTCTCTTAAAACATGTGTTTGGTCTATATTAAAATACCCTGGAGAAGCATCTTGAAATATATCCTCACCATTTAATAAACTAACAAACTCATTTTTATTTGTAGACCAATTAAAATCTGTAGTCCAACTAAAATTTTCATTACTAATATTTCTTGTGTTTAAGGTAATCTCAAATCCTTTATTATTAATCTCTCCTACGTTTCTTAAACTAGCTGCCGTTAGAAACCCTAAATATTCTGGTTGACTAGAATCTGCGATGATAAGATCTTTAGTGTTGATGTTATAGTAATCTAATGAAAGAGAGATTCTATTAGAAAACATTCCTAGATCCAAACCGATATTAGTTTGATAAGAAGATTCCCATTTTAGATCTGGATTTGCAACTTGATTTGGAGTCACATTAATTACAGTCTGTCCATTGATAGGAGTAAAGACAGATGCAAAACTGGCTAGTGACCCATATGCAACAATTGCCTGATTACCAGTAACACCGTAACTCGCCCTTAACTTTAGATTAGAAACAGTCTGATTATCTTTTAAGAAGTTTTCGTTTGATATTTTCCAACCAAAGGCACCTGATGGGAAAATTGCATATTTTTCATTTTTAGCAAAATTCGATGATCCATCTCTTCTAACTGTAGCTGTTAGTAAATATTTGTCATCATAATCAAAATTTAACCTACCGAATTGAGATTGAATCTCTATTTCAGAAAAAGAGGAAGTAGGTATCAATTGATTAGAACCTGTTTGCAATGCGTGATAAGAAAAAGAATCTGAAGTAAATCCTTCAGCTCCTGCAGAGAATCTATCTGTAGCATTTTTTTGATATGAGTATCCAGCTAATAAAGTAAGATTCCCTTTTCCTATTTCTGCCTTATAGGTTAAATAGTTTTCACTTAAGACACTTGTACTCTTAGAGTTTGTTATCGTTGCTCTTCCACCGGTACCAGCTCCAGCTGTAGTTATTAAAGTTGAAGGACTAAATGTTCCTTGAGTACCATTAATGGTACTAAAACCAAATGTTGTTTTGAAAGTAAGATTTTCAAAAATATCATAATTGGCATATAAATTTGCTCTGTAATTATCTGTTTTTGTCTCATCGATACTTTCTGTAGCAATTGCAAATGGATTATCTACATTATCACCAACAGAATTAATTGTATTGAGACCGTTAGCATCTTGTACTCCAAGATCTGGTGCAAATCGAAATAATAATGAAACCACATCATCTCCACCACCATTTACCGTGGAACCAGTTGATTGTGTAGGAACACCATCTTTATTTCCTCGACTACCAAATATATTGGCTCCTAGTTTTAACTTATCTGTTACTTGTGCATCGATATTGGACAAGAAAGAGATTCTTTCGAATTCGGAATTTATAATCACACCTTCTTGTTTAAAATAGGTAGCAGAAGCATAAAAATTTATTTTATCACTTCCTCCAGAAAAAGAAAATTGATGATTCGCAGTACTACCACTTCTATATAACAAATCTTGCCAATCAGTATTAACAGGTCCTTGAACGTATCCTGAATTGATCGTTTGTTGATATGCTGCAAATTGATCGGCATTTAATAAATCCAATCGATTAGCTGTATTCTGAATAGAATAGGTAGTATTCACCTCAACAGATAACTTACCTTTTCTACCTTTTTTTGTAGTCACTAAAACAACACCATTAGAACCTCTAGAACCATAAATAGCTGTAGCCGATGCATCTTTTAGAATCTCTATGGATTCTATATCATTTGCTTGTGGAAAAACACCTCCAACAAACCCATCCACAACTATAAGAGGAGCACTACTGGCATTAATAGAAGTATTTCCTCTAATCCTTACATTTATGGGAGCACCAGGTTCTCCTCCATTATTAGATTGAACTACAACACCGGCTGCACGTCCTTGGAGTGCTTGTGCTGCATCTAACACAGGGAAAGCATTCAACTCTTCTGAATTTACCGAAGATACCGAACCTGTTACATCACTTTTTCGTCGAGATCCATATCCTACTACAACAATTTGCTCTAAAGACTCTACAGAAGTAGTTAAAGTAACATTAATATTTTTATTGCTTCCCACCTTTATTTCTTGATCAGTAAACCCTACATAAGAAAATACCAAAATTGAATTTTCATCAGGTACGCTTATAGTATACAATCCATCAAAATCAGTGGTGGTTCCATTAGTTGTATTTTTTATTTTAACATTAGCACCAGGAATAGGTACTCCATTATCTGAGGTAACGATACCGCTAACATCAATTTGAGCAGATAAACCTGACCCCATCATAATTAAAAGAATTGGGATACACTTTCTTAGTAACTTTAAGTACGTATACTTTTCATTCATGAGTGTTGATTTATGTTAGTGAGTATTTCTAATAGAGGTATATAATCAGAAGACAAAAAAATACAATACACAGCGAGAAAAGAAGCTGTAAAAAAATATATCTGTTTTGTTTCCAATTCATACTCAAACCTAGTTAAAACACTATATCTAAAAGTTCAAAAAAGGGTATACTTATGTACTAAACGCTGATTATTAGTAGATAAGAAGAGATATTCTTATAAAAACTACCTTTTTTTAAGAAAAGAATTTTGAAGCGTATTCTGAAGGTGTTTGATCAAAATGTTTTTTGAAGCATTTTGTAAAATATTTTGGGTTTCGAAAACCAACTTTGTAGCAAACCTCTGAAATATTTATCTGACCTAATTCCAATAATTGAGATGCTCTTTTCATTCTTATAGAGTGAATGAATTCATTAGGTGTTAAATTTGTCCATCCTTTAATCTTAGAAAATAACATTGTCCTACTTACTCCTAGCTCTGAGCTAAAGTATGGGATATCAAAAGACGTGTTGCTTATATTATCTTCCACGATTTTCACTGCTTTTTTCAACAGCTCTTCATCAACAGAAGTCACCGTTATATCTGATGATTTATAGTCATTGGATGAGAACTTTTCTTTTTGTTTTTGTATGGAAGAAAGTAAGTTTTTAATCGTTAATAAAAACTCTTTTACGTTAAATGGTTTATTGATATAGGCATCTGCTCCTGATTCCAAACCATCGAATTTATATATTAATGATGTTCTAGAAGTCAACAAAATAAAAGGAATGTGACTCGTCCTGATATCATTCTTAATTTTAGCACACAGCTCGGTTCCTTCCATTTTTGGCATGATCACATCGCTTATAATTAGATCCGGTAGCTTCTGCAGTGTCTTTATAAAAGCTACTTGCCCGTTCTCTGCTTTAATAACTTGATAATAATCCTTAAGCATGTCACCAATAAAATTCCTTAATTCATCATTATCCTCTGCAATCAGAATCAATGGTTTTTGATCATCCTTGTCTACCATTTCTAGATCCACGTCTTTACTTCTTCTAACCGAGGAGATTTGATTCTCATACTGACTGATATCATCACTTATTTTAAAATCTTTTATGATATCGGATTCATTAAGATGTTCCTTTCCTATTTTCAGTTTTACTCTAAAAATAGATCCTTTATCTACATTAGTCTCTACAACTTCAATCACACCTTTATGCAGATCAACCGCTTTCTTTGCTATAGACAGTCCAATACCACTCGCTTGATTAAACTGTTTTTGATAATCTTTATCTCCGGCTACTTCATAAAAACGATCAAACACTTTATCTACAAACTCTTTATCGATACCTTTTCCATTATCTTGTATCTCCACTATGGCTTCTTTTCCTTTCTGAAAAATTCTAATATTAATTTCCCCTCCTTCCGAAGTATATTTAAATGCATTAGAAATTAGGTTGTAGAATACTCTTTCTAATTTGTATCTATCAAAATATACTTCAATAATTTCCGAAGAAGCTTCGAATGTATAGTTGTAAGATCCTGCTTTTGCAAATTCGTTAAAGGACAGATAAATTTCCTTTAAATATTTAACCAAATTACCTTCTGCGACTTCCAGCTTGGAATGTTTATTTTCAAACTTTCTAAAATCCAGCAATTGATTAATCAATTTCAGTAATTGATCGGCATTACGTTCTATAACCAATAACCGTTTATACATCTTATTACTTCCTTGATAATTTTCTATTAGTTGTTGTAAAGGTGCTATGATCAATGCGAGTGGCGTTCTGAATTCATGAGAAATATTAGTAAAAAACTCTAGCTTAGAACGGTTCATTTCTTCTTTCCTAATATTTTCTAGATGTTCTAAATCTAATTTATGCTTCAGTTTCGTTTTTGCCTTATTAATTTGGTTTAATCCGAACAATGCCAAAACTATCATTAATACATATCCTGCAAAGGCAATTGGGCTTTTCCAAGGAGCCGGTTTCAATGATATTTTTAATTGCGTTGCTTCGTCATTCCAAATACTATCATTATTCGCTCCTTTTACTTCAAAAGTATAATTCCCTGGTTTTTGTATTGCATAATTTACTTCTGTATTTTTTGTATACTGCCATTGATCATCTAACCCAACTAATCGATATGCATATTGATTGTTTAATGGGTTAATAAAATTAGGCATAGCAAAACTAATCCCAAAAGAAGCCTGATCATACAACAATGTTAATTTATCAGTATATGAAATACTCTTTTTTAATACTTTTTCATCTCCATATGTATCAATTCTCTTACCCTGAACATTAAAATCTGTTAAGACTACTTGCGGTACGAAAGTGTTCTTTTTTATCTGATTAGGATTCAAAAAAGAGACACCAGATGGACCACCAAAATAGATATCCCCATTCTTAGCTTTTAAGCACGAATTATTATTAAACTCATTACTGATCAGTCCATCTGTTTGATTATAAAGAATTGAAGTTTTTTTATCAGGATTATACGCCACAATACCTTTGTTGGAACTTATCCATATAACATTATCATCATATTCTATAATACTAAAAACTGTACTAATTTTTGTTCCTACTACATTAAGCTCTAATCTATTAAACTTATTACCATCAAACTTATAAATCCCATTTGCCTTGGTTCCAACGTAGAGCACTCCTTTTCTATCTTCATATATACTTAAAATATCATCTCCTGATAATTGTTCTTCATTAAAAAAGAAACGCTTTACAGTAATTATTTGTTTATCATTTAACTTATCTTTTTCTATATAATTAAGGCCATTCTGAGTACCGATCCATAAATTAGAACCTTTATCGACAAATAAAATTCTAATTCTATCATTAGAAAGTGATTTTTTATTTATTCCGTTATGATCTATAAATCTGAAGTCTTTATTTATTAAATCATATTGAATAAGACCTTTTCCAAAAGTCCCCAAATACATAAATTGTTCGGATTTTTTAATCGTATATACTCCGATATCTTTAAGAAGTACTCGTAAATCTTTACTTAATGAATTAGTAACAAACTTCTTAGCGTTTATATCGTATAAAGCTACACCGGCATTATATGTTCCGATCCAAAGTTTTTGGTCATCCAGAAATAGCGATTTTATATTGAGACTAGGAAGTTCATCATCAGAAACTTTTTGAATATCAAAAGATTGATTTTTCTTTAAATCTAATATACTAATACCTTTCCCTTCTGTACCAAAATATATTTTACCAGAATCATCCTGTAAAATACTACTAACCACGCCATATTCAATATCGTCATTATTATTCTTTCTAAGCGCTATAAAGTTAGAATTAGATTCATCCCAGATATTAATCCCTCCGTAATATGTTCCAAGCCAAGTTGAACCCTTCTTATCGATAAAAATTGTTTTGATCGAGTTTCTACTAAGACTTTTTAGGTTATTCTGTTGATGTTTAATAGAAATAATAGCATCATCATTGTTTTTTATACAAAGCCCATCATAGGTTGCTATCCATAGGACTCCACGATTATCTATGGACAAACTCCTAACATCCTTATTGATTATTTGATTTTTACTAGTTCTTTCTACATGTTTAAAAGAACCAGAGGTTAGATCGTAATAATTAAGGCCTCCATATTTAGTTCCAATCCATAATCTATTTTTGTCATCTTCGACAATAGCCTGAATATAAGAATCACTTAAGTTATTTGACCTTTGGCTACTATAAAATCTTTCAAAACTAAAACTATTCTCATTACCTTTTTTCAGTCTATTTAAACCATTTGCAGTACCTATCCAAATATCTCTTTTCTTGTCTTCATATATACTCAAAACATAATTATTAGACAGACTTGAAGCATTAGTAGGATCATTTTTAATAGTAATAAATGAATCGGATTCTCTGTCATATATCATAAGACCATTAGAAGAACCGAACCAAAGTTCTCCATTATGTAACATTTTAATAGACCAAATTGTATTATCCGAAATACTTCCCTTTTTGCTAGAATGAAAATATGATTTAAACACATTAAGTTTCGGGTCATATCTATTTAAACCATTATAAGTTCCTATCCAAATATAACCTTCTTGATCCTCCTGTATGGATAAAATATCATTATTACTAATTGAGGTAGAATCATTAAGTATATTTCTATATACGGTAAAATTATCTCCATCATATTTATTCAATCCATCTCTGGTTCCAATCCACATGAGTCCTAACCGATCCTGATGAATAGCGATTACCGAACTTTGTGATAAGCCATCGGAAGTAAATAAATGTAAAAACTTATTGTAAAAATTATCTTGAGCGATAGATACGACAGAAATAAAAAATAAAAGTAATGCGTATATATATTTCATCAATTCCCTTAAAATTTTCTCTTAATAACGTTAAGCTTTTCAAAATATTAAAAAAATGTTAATAACTTAACCTTATCCCTATTCTTTAATCTATTAATTTCTTGTCAATCATTCAGTCCCTTCACTAGTTGATAATAATACAACGAAGGTATTAATTCCATCTCCGCGTTAGCAAAAAGAGCATATGATTTATTTCTCAAAGGATCCAAATGAACTGTTATTCTGTCTAAAAGATGTTGATGATTAATCCTAGAGTGTTGATCAAGAATGGGATTTTAAAAAACATATCTCATCAAAACTATTAAAACTTATACTAGTAGTAGTTCAGTTTAAGGGTGTCAATTGTTCAAATAATCAAAAAAAGTCTTAAAAATTTAATATTTATTCTATCCTAACCCCAAGGCACCAATCAAATAATCAAATTTTTAATAAAAACTGTTTTTAACAATCAAAACGCATAAAAATCTAATAATCAGATTATTGTACTTTTCTATCCTGTTTTCTGTATGATCCTTTTCCGAAAATTGATTTGTAATTGTCATAAAAGCTTCAAATTTGAGATAGTTGAATATTTTTCTCTTTTCTATATGGATAATAAAGTAATAGTACTCACAGGTGGCGGTGGTGTTTTAGGTAAAACAATGGCCTTGGCCTTAGCTAAAAAAGGCGCTAAACTTGCCATTTTAGATTTGAGAAAAGATGCCGCCGAAGAGGTAGTGAAAGAAATTAAAACACAAGGAGGAGTTGCAATTGGTATTGCTGCAGATGTACTTAGCAAAGAATCTTTATTAAAAGCACGGACCGAAATCAACTCCAAATTAGGAAGCTGTGATATTTTAATTAATGGTGCCGGAGGTAATCATCCTAAAGGAACTACATCCAATACCCATTTGGTTTTAGAAGATCTCGAAAATAAACAAAATGACTTTAAAACTTTCTTTGATTTAGATTCTGAAGGAATTCAATTTGTTTTTAATCTTAATTTTATCGGTACTTTATTACCTACTCAGGTTTTTGCTCAGGACATGATCGGAAAAGATGGTTGTAGTATTCTTAATATCTCTTCGATGAATGCTTTTACACCCTTAACCAAAATTCCAGCTTATAGTGGTGCAAAAGCAGCAATTTCAAATTTCACTCAGTGGCTTGCAGTACATTTTGCAAAAGTAGGTATTAGAGTGAACGCATTAGCTCCTGGTTTTTTTCTAACGGATCAAAACAGATCATTGCTAACAGACTCCGAAGGAAATCCAACACAAAGAGGTAAAACAATTATAGAACACACCCCAATGGGTAGATATGGAGAACCCGAAGATCTTATTGGAACAACAGAGTGGTTATGTAGCGACGGTTCCAAATTCGTAACAGGCATTGTAGTGCCAATTGATGGCGGTTTTAGTGCATTTAGTGGTGTTTAAAATACATAAATATGAATTTAGAACAAACATGGAGATGGTATGGACCCAATGACCCAGTCTCATTATCAGACATAAAACAAGCGGGAGCAACGGGTATTGTATCTGCATTACATCATATTGCTAATGGAGAAGTTTGGACTATAGAAGAAATACTAAAAAGAAAGAATATCATAGAAGCATCTGGGCTCAATTGGTCG
Coding sequences:
- a CDS encoding TonB-dependent receptor, coding for MNEKYTYLKLLRKCIPILLIMMGSGLSAQIDVSGIVTSDNGVPIPGANVKIKNTTNGTTTDFDGLYTISVPDENSILVFSYVGFTDQEIKVGSNKNINVTLTTSVESLEQIVVVGYGSRRKSDVTGSVSSVNSEELNAFPVLDAAQALQGRAAGVVVQSNNGGEPGAPINVRIRGNTSINASSAPLIVVDGFVGGVFPQANDIESIEILKDASATAIYGSRGSNGVVLVTTKKGRKGKLSVEVNTTYSIQNTANRLDLLNADQFAAYQQTINSGYVQGPVNTDWQDLLYRSGSTANHQFSFSGGSDKINFYASATYFKQEGVIINSEFERISFLSNIDAQVTDKLKLGANIFGSRGNKDGVPTQSTGSTVNGGGDDVVSLLFRFAPDLGVQDANGLNTINSVGDNVDNPFAIATESIDETKTDNYRANLYANYDIFENLTFKTTFGFSTINGTQGTFSPSTLITTAGAGTGGRATITNSKSTSVLSENYLTYKAEIGKGNLTLLAGYSYQKNATDRFSAGAEGFTSDSFSYHALQTGSNQLIPTSSFSEIEIQSQFGRLNFDYDDKYLLTATVRRDGSSNFAKNEKYAIFPSGAFGWKISNENFLKDNQTVSNLKLRASYGVTGNQAIVAYGSLASFASVFTPINGQTVINVTPNQVANPDLKWESSYQTNIGLDLGMFSNRISLSLDYYNINTKDLIIADSSQPEYLGFLTAASLRNVGEINNKGFEITLNTRNISNENFSWTTDFNWSTNKNEFVSLLNGEDIFQDASPGYFNIDQTHVLREGEAVGVFWGYEYRGVYQGGALPEGTAVFEGGEAGDQLFTDLADEDGNLDGVITTDDQQIIGDPNPDFTIGITNTFTYKDIDLSIFFQGAYGGDVMNLTNVQLFNGDSNTTTDVLNAWTPTNTNTDIPSAKLRGKQISSRFVEDGSYIRLKNIALGYNLPSQVTDKLRMDSIRVSISAQNLVTFTDYSGLDPEVNFLGGGGSGSQNTFNGFDFGNYPTVRSVNFSLGVKF
- a CDS encoding two-component regulator propeller domain-containing protein — translated: MKYIYALLLFFISVVSIAQDNFYNKFLHLFTSDGLSQSSVIAIHQDRLGLMWIGTRDGLNKYDGDNFTVYRNILNDSTSISNNDILSIQEDQEGYIWIGTYNGLNRYDPKLNVFKSYFHSSKKGSISDNTIWSIKMLHNGELWFGSSNGLMIYDRESDSFITIKNDPTNASSLSNNYVLSIYEDKKRDIWIGTANGLNRLKKGNENSFSFERFYSSQRSNNLSDSYIQAIVEDDKNRLWIGTKYGGLNYYDLTSGSFKHVERTSKNQIINKDVRSLSIDNRGVLWIATYDGLCIKNNDDAIISIKHQQNNLKSLSRNSIKTIFIDKKGSTWLGTYYGGINIWDESNSNFIALRKNNNDDIEYGVVSSILQDDSGKIYFGTEGKGISILDLKKNQSFDIQKVSDDELPSLNIKSLFLDDQKLWIGTYNAGVALYDINAKKFVTNSLSKDLRVLLKDIGVYTIKKSEQFMYLGTFGKGLIQYDLINKDFRFIDHNGINKKSLSNDRIRILFVDKGSNLWIGTQNGLNYIEKDKLNDKQIITVKRFFFNEEQLSGDDILSIYEDRKGVLYVGTKANGIYKFDGNKFNRLELNVVGTKISTVFSIIEYDDNVIWISSNKGIVAYNPDKKTSILYNQTDGLISNEFNNNSCLKAKNGDIYFGGPSGVSFLNPNQIKKNTFVPQVVLTDFNVQGKRIDTYGDEKVLKKSISYTDKLTLLYDQASFGISFAMPNFINPLNNQYAYRLVGLDDQWQYTKNTEVNYAIQKPGNYTFEVKGANNDSIWNDEATQLKISLKPAPWKSPIAFAGYVLMIVLALFGLNQINKAKTKLKHKLDLEHLENIRKEEMNRSKLEFFTNISHEFRTPLALIIAPLQQLIENYQGSNKMYKRLLVIERNADQLLKLINQLLDFRKFENKHSKLEVAEGNLVKYLKEIYLSFNEFAKAGSYNYTFEASSEIIEVYFDRYKLERVFYNLISNAFKYTSEGGEINIRIFQKGKEAIVEIQDNGKGIDKEFVDKVFDRFYEVAGDKDYQKQFNQASGIGLSIAKKAVDLHKGVIEVVETNVDKGSIFRVKLKIGKEHLNESDIIKDFKISDDISQYENQISSVRRSKDVDLEMVDKDDQKPLILIAEDNDELRNFIGDMLKDYYQVIKAENGQVAFIKTLQKLPDLIISDVIMPKMEGTELCAKIKNDIRTSHIPFILLTSRTSLIYKFDGLESGADAYINKPFNVKEFLLTIKNLLSSIQKQKEKFSSNDYKSSDITVTSVDEELLKKAVKIVEDNISNTSFDIPYFSSELGVSRTMLFSKIKGWTNLTPNEFIHSIRMKRASQLLELGQINISEVCYKVGFRNPKYFTKCFKKHFDQTPSEYASKFFS